Proteins encoded in a region of the Pseudomonas sp. GOM7 genome:
- the waaA gene encoding lipid IV(A) 3-deoxy-D-manno-octulosonic acid transferase, with protein sequence MNRHLYTLLLHLALPLIALRLALRARKAPAYARRIRERFSFGLPPLQPGGIWVHAVSVGESIAAAPMIRALQARHPELPITVTCMTPTGSERIQALFGDSVQHCYLPYDLPWAAARFLERARPRLAVVMETELWPNHIHQCARRGIPVALANARLSERSARGYARFARLTAPMLAELSLLAVQTQTEAQRFLALGARPECVEVTGSIKFDLKIDADLPRRAANLRRQWQAEQRPVWIAASTHAGEDEIVLDAHRQLLASRPDALLILVPRHPERFGAVHELCLSQGMATRRRSTGEAVHAGDQVLLGDTMGELLFLYALADIAFVGGSLVANGGHNLLEPAALGKPVLSGPHLFNFLEIAAQLREAGALSEVENADQLAGRVATLLGEPDEAQRMSKAGLAVLQANQGALERLLAGLQRLL encoded by the coding sequence ATGAACAGACACCTCTATACCCTGCTGCTGCATCTGGCCCTACCCCTGATCGCCCTGCGTCTGGCCTTGCGGGCGCGCAAGGCGCCGGCTTACGCGCGGCGCATCCGGGAGCGTTTCTCCTTCGGTCTGCCGCCGCTGCAACCTGGCGGCATCTGGGTGCACGCCGTATCGGTTGGCGAGAGCATCGCCGCCGCCCCCATGATCCGCGCTCTGCAAGCACGCCACCCAGAGCTGCCGATCACCGTCACCTGCATGACCCCCACCGGCTCCGAGCGCATCCAGGCGCTGTTCGGCGACAGCGTACAGCATTGCTACCTGCCCTATGACCTGCCCTGGGCGGCGGCACGCTTTCTCGAACGTGCTCGTCCACGCCTGGCGGTGGTGATGGAAACCGAGCTGTGGCCGAACCATATCCACCAGTGCGCCAGGCGCGGCATTCCCGTGGCACTGGCCAACGCTCGGCTGTCCGAGCGCTCGGCACGCGGCTATGCGCGTTTTGCCAGGCTCACCGCACCGATGCTCGCCGAGCTGTCGCTGCTCGCCGTGCAGACCCAGACAGAGGCGCAGCGATTCCTGGCCCTGGGCGCACGCCCTGAATGCGTCGAAGTGACCGGCTCGATCAAGTTCGATCTGAAAATCGATGCCGATCTGCCGAGGCGCGCTGCCAACCTGCGCCGGCAATGGCAGGCCGAGCAGCGCCCGGTCTGGATAGCTGCCAGCACCCATGCTGGCGAAGACGAGATCGTCCTGGACGCCCATCGCCAGCTACTGGCGTCCAGGCCGGATGCCCTGCTGATCCTCGTGCCCCGGCACCCGGAACGCTTTGGCGCGGTGCATGAGCTGTGCCTGAGCCAGGGCATGGCCACACGCCGCCGCTCCACCGGCGAGGCGGTGCACGCTGGCGACCAGGTGCTGCTGGGCGACACCATGGGCGAACTGCTGTTTCTCTATGCGCTGGCCGATATCGCCTTCGTCGGCGGCAGCCTGGTGGCCAATGGCGGACATAACCTGCTGGAGCCAGCCGCGCTGGGCAAACCCGTGCTAAGCGGCCCGCACCTGTTCAACTTTCTGGAAATCGCTGCGCAACTGCGCGAGGCCGGCGCCTTGAGCGAAGTGGAAAACGCCGATCAACTGGCTGGCCGGGTTGCGACGCTGCTGGGCGAGCCTGACGAGGCTCAGCGTATGAGCAAGGCTGGCCTGGCCGTGCTCCAGGCCAACCAGGGCGCCCTGGAGCGGCTGCTGGCAGGGCTGCAGCGGCTGCTGTAG
- a CDS encoding TolC family outer membrane protein has protein sequence MLRRLSLAVAVAAASVGLVQAAEAPLSSKTDLMTVYQEAAQNNADIAAARADYQARREVVPQARAGLLPNLSAGANYGDTRTEIDSPSATLSRSGLVYQANLSQPLFRADRWFQLQAAEATSEQAALELSATEQNLILQSAETYFTVLRAQDNLASTRAEEAAFKRQLDQANERFDVGLSDKTDVLEAQAGFDTARANRLLAERAVDDAFEALVALTNRDYVAVEGIVHSLPVLVPTPNDAKAWVDTAAAQNLNLQASLYAVTAAEENLRQRKAGHAPTLDAVASYQKGDNDSLGFTNSGSPLSPRYSGDVSQRSIGLQLNIPLYSGGLTSSQVREAYQRLGQTEQLRESLRRQVVQNTRNLFRAVNTDVETVQARRQSIISNQSALEATEIGYQVGTRNIVDVLDAQRQLYSAVRNYNDARYDYILNNLRLKQAAGTLSPADLEALGRFLKPDYNPDKDFLPPDLASAAEERLKNNQGY, from the coding sequence ATGTTGCGCAGACTCTCCCTGGCTGTTGCCGTGGCCGCCGCGTCGGTGGGCCTGGTGCAGGCCGCCGAGGCACCGCTTTCCAGCAAGACCGACCTGATGACCGTGTATCAGGAAGCCGCCCAGAACAATGCCGATATCGCCGCTGCCCGAGCCGACTACCAGGCACGTCGCGAAGTGGTACCGCAGGCCCGTGCCGGATTGCTGCCCAACCTCTCGGCAGGCGCCAATTATGGCGACACTCGCACCGAGATCGATTCGCCCAGCGCCACCCTTTCGCGCAGCGGTCTGGTCTATCAGGCCAATCTGAGTCAGCCGCTGTTCCGCGCCGACCGCTGGTTCCAGTTGCAGGCCGCTGAGGCCACCAGCGAGCAGGCCGCGCTGGAATTGTCCGCCACCGAGCAGAACCTCATCCTGCAGAGTGCCGAGACCTACTTCACCGTGCTGCGTGCCCAGGACAACCTGGCCTCGACCCGCGCCGAGGAGGCCGCCTTCAAGCGCCAGCTCGACCAGGCCAACGAGCGTTTTGATGTCGGCCTCTCCGACAAGACCGACGTGCTCGAGGCCCAGGCCGGTTTCGATACCGCCCGGGCCAACCGCCTGCTCGCCGAGCGCGCCGTGGACGATGCCTTCGAGGCCCTGGTGGCACTGACCAACCGCGACTACGTGGCCGTGGAAGGCATCGTGCATTCCCTGCCGGTGCTGGTGCCGACGCCCAACGATGCCAAGGCCTGGGTCGATACTGCCGCCGCGCAGAACCTCAATCTGCAGGCCAGTCTCTATGCAGTCACCGCCGCCGAGGAGAACCTGCGCCAGCGCAAGGCCGGTCATGCGCCGACCCTGGATGCCGTGGCCAGCTACCAGAAAGGCGACAACGACAGCCTGGGCTTCACCAATTCGGGGTCGCCGCTGTCGCCGCGTTACAGCGGTGACGTGTCGCAGCGCAGCATCGGCCTGCAGCTAAACATCCCGTTGTACAGCGGCGGCCTGACCAGCTCACAGGTACGCGAGGCCTACCAGCGCCTGGGGCAGACCGAGCAACTGCGCGAGAGCCTGCGTCGCCAGGTGGTGCAGAACACCCGCAACCTGTTCCGCGCGGTGAATACCGACGTGGAAACCGTGCAGGCGCGGCGCCAGTCGATCATCTCCAACCAGAGCGCGCTGGAAGCCACCGAGATCGGCTATCAGGTCGGCACCCGCAATATCGTCGACGTGCTCGATGCCCAGCGTCAGCTCTACAGCGCCGTGCGCAACTACAACGACGCGCGTTACGACTACATCCTCAACAACCTGCGCCTCAAGCAGGCCGCCGGCACCCTCAGCCCGGCCGACCTCGAAGCCCTGGGCCGTTTTCTCAAGCCGGACTACAACCCGGACAAGGACTTCCTGCCGCCGGATCTGGCCTCGGCTGCCGAGGAGCGCTTGAAGAACAATCAGGGGTATTGA
- a CDS encoding DUF7079 family protein, translated as MSRDERIRLWSALSDVFVDNSVDYASIARKVRDFERVTVERAFFEDVAPACHSNLQTPVPPIWTAFDSTWLATTIDNLHQARNASALRRLLDSAKIAYLRYRLKPEWQEIVRHLDRADSESSQADQDVPHS; from the coding sequence CTGAGCCGCGATGAGCGCATTCGGCTATGGTCGGCGTTATCGGATGTGTTCGTCGACAACAGCGTTGACTACGCCAGTATTGCTCGCAAGGTACGCGACTTCGAGCGCGTCACGGTGGAGCGGGCCTTCTTTGAAGACGTGGCCCCCGCCTGCCATTCCAATCTGCAGACACCTGTTCCACCAATCTGGACTGCCTTCGACAGCACCTGGCTTGCCACCACCATCGACAATCTCCACCAGGCACGAAACGCCTCAGCACTAAGGCGCCTGCTCGATAGCGCCAAGATCGCTTACCTACGCTACAGACTCAAGCCCGAGTGGCAGGAGATCGTCAGACACCTGGATCGGGCAGACAGCGAGAGCAGCCAAGCTGACCAGGACGTCCCTCACTCCTGA
- a CDS encoding LysR family transcriptional regulator, with the protein MNWNLDQLHLFVRTAERRSFSAVARETGRAQSAVSSAIALLEADLGVSLFERSSGRQPALTEAGRALLEEARSVLQQCQRLDGRALGLARGEEARLRLAQDEAMPYQPVLASLQALAEAFPQLEVQLSSGAQGDVARKLVQRQADLGLLFHHEQMPAELESQRLGTIEMVTVCSPMHPLAGRASVERRDLAEHRQLLMTPQDSHYPGGEQISPLLWRADSFYVMAELVIRGLGWAWLPRHVAQYPTYQGHLQELRSDWAPLPLVVELVWRRDGALGPAASWLADCLAQELLRPQA; encoded by the coding sequence GTGAATTGGAACCTCGATCAACTGCACCTGTTCGTGCGCACCGCCGAGCGCCGCTCCTTCTCCGCCGTGGCCCGTGAAACCGGACGTGCGCAATCGGCGGTGAGCAGCGCCATCGCCCTGCTCGAGGCGGATCTCGGGGTCAGCCTGTTCGAGCGCAGCAGCGGTCGCCAGCCAGCACTCACCGAAGCCGGCCGCGCCTTGCTGGAGGAGGCGCGCAGCGTGCTACAGCAGTGCCAGCGCCTAGATGGCCGCGCCCTCGGTCTGGCCCGTGGCGAAGAAGCCCGTCTGCGCCTGGCGCAGGACGAAGCCATGCCCTACCAGCCGGTGCTGGCCAGCCTGCAGGCGCTGGCGGAAGCCTTTCCCCAGCTCGAAGTGCAACTGTCCAGTGGGGCGCAGGGCGACGTGGCGCGCAAGCTGGTGCAGCGCCAGGCCGATCTCGGCCTGCTGTTCCATCACGAGCAGATGCCCGCCGAGCTGGAAAGCCAGCGCCTGGGCACCATCGAAATGGTCACGGTGTGCAGCCCTATGCATCCCCTGGCCGGGCGTGCCAGTGTGGAAAGGCGCGACCTGGCCGAACATCGCCAGTTGCTGATGACCCCGCAGGACAGCCATTACCCAGGGGGCGAACAGATCAGTCCGTTGCTGTGGCGCGCCGACAGCTTCTACGTCATGGCCGAGCTGGTGATCCGCGGCCTGGGCTGGGCCTGGTTGCCGCGCCATGTGGCGCAGTACCCCACCTACCAGGGCCACTTGCAGGAACTGCGCAGCGACTGGGCGCCATTGCCCCTGGTGGTGGAACTGGTCTGGCGCCGCGACGGCGCGCTCGGCCCGGCGGCGAGCTGGCTGGCCGACTGCCTGGCGCAGGAGTTGCTGCGTCCGCAAGCCTGA
- a CDS encoding AhpA/YtjB family protein, with translation MNRPAPVKPDNFFIMIFHALRQRRVPLVLRIASHSLLLVALAMVIYAWVMGMQFKQAMQQQADALGQALITQTAASATELLVSNDILSLNVLLGNLAKNPLVAHAAIYSVDNRILAEAGSRPTRSMLGESSGLYSTPINFQEVMAGQLSISLDMRQFQQPMTISLQSMGILSLILLALTLSLSMRLGRHISTPLLQLRLWLRDPDDPAPGAGRNDELGDLARQLQARLVPPKPELEPEEDDFPEEEAFSDSVPEDDLTTEDEAPRQHSAEPLAASAQPRQAAKVNLPWDEDDTDPFADLANEPQPTAAPATANPSQATAVLAIQLGGQEQLRRLPRTRLLDLLQHYRDCLEQAASLYQGELHTLKDGSSLMLFHERDCAEDYLTHAICCGELMRALGHALQIEVADSGITLQLQLGLTLGNGLEGLGQAELLLSDSALDALALSQHSRNLLLVEKRIAQDELAKQRARIRPIASPEGASCVERLLDPYPALLERQLARMHDHEGRA, from the coding sequence GTGAACCGGCCCGCGCCCGTCAAACCCGATAATTTCTTCATCATGATCTTCCACGCGCTGCGCCAGCGGCGGGTGCCCCTGGTGCTGCGCATCGCCAGCCACAGCCTGCTGCTGGTGGCCCTGGCCATGGTCATCTATGCCTGGGTGATGGGCATGCAGTTCAAGCAGGCCATGCAGCAACAGGCCGATGCCCTCGGCCAGGCGCTGATCACCCAGACGGCAGCCTCGGCCACCGAGCTGCTAGTGTCCAACGACATCCTTAGCCTCAACGTGCTGCTGGGCAATCTGGCGAAGAATCCACTGGTGGCGCATGCCGCCATCTACAGTGTGGACAACCGCATCCTCGCCGAGGCGGGCTCGCGGCCGACGCGCAGCATGCTCGGCGAAAGCTCGGGGCTGTACTCAACGCCCATCAACTTCCAGGAAGTGATGGCCGGGCAACTGAGCATCAGCCTGGACATGCGCCAGTTCCAGCAACCCATGACCATCAGCCTGCAGAGCATGGGCATTCTCAGCCTGATCCTGCTGGCCCTGACCCTGTCGCTGAGCATGCGCCTGGGCCGGCACATCTCCACCCCCCTGCTGCAGTTGCGCCTGTGGTTGCGTGACCCGGACGACCCCGCACCGGGTGCCGGGCGCAATGACGAACTCGGCGACCTGGCACGGCAGCTACAGGCCCGCCTGGTGCCGCCGAAGCCAGAGTTGGAGCCGGAAGAAGACGACTTCCCCGAGGAAGAAGCCTTCTCCGACAGCGTGCCGGAAGATGACCTCACCACTGAGGACGAGGCGCCACGTCAGCACAGTGCAGAACCTCTGGCTGCCTCCGCGCAGCCGCGCCAGGCAGCCAAGGTCAACCTGCCCTGGGACGAAGACGACACCGATCCTTTCGCCGACCTGGCCAACGAGCCACAGCCGACGGCAGCGCCTGCAACGGCCAACCCTTCGCAGGCCACTGCCGTGCTGGCCATCCAGCTAGGCGGCCAGGAACAACTGCGCCGCCTGCCGCGCACGCGCCTGCTCGACCTACTGCAGCACTACCGCGATTGCCTGGAGCAAGCCGCCTCGCTCTACCAGGGCGAGCTGCACACGCTCAAGGATGGCAGCAGCCTGATGCTGTTCCACGAGCGCGATTGCGCCGAGGACTACCTGACCCACGCCATCTGCTGCGGCGAGCTGATGCGCGCTCTCGGCCATGCCCTGCAGATCGAGGTGGCCGACAGCGGCATCACCCTGCAACTGCAACTGGGCCTGACCCTGGGCAACGGTCTGGAAGGCCTCGGCCAGGCCGAGCTGCTGCTCAGCGACAGCGCGCTGGACGCCCTGGCCCTGTCGCAACACAGCCGCAACCTGCTACTGGTGGAAAAGCGCATCGCCCAGGACGAACTGGCCAAACAGCGTGCGCGCATCCGCCCCATCGCCAGCCCCGAGGGCGCGAGCTGCGTCGAACGTCTGCTCGACCCCTACCCGGCGCTACTGGAGCGGCAACTGGCGCGCATGCACGACCACGAAGGCCGCGCCTGA
- a CDS encoding aldo/keto reductase yields the protein MSLHDLHRPLGSTGLLVSPLGLGTVKLGRDQGVKYPSGFTIPDDAQAAALLRQARELGINLIDTAPAYGVSEQRLGPLLRGQRDQWVIVSKTGEEFDQGLSHFDFSPAHTRLSVERSLKRLETDRIDLLLVHSDGNDLAVLRDSGVYEALEALKREGKILAYGLSGKTVEGGLLALQQGDCAMVTYNLAGQGEKPVIDYAASHGKGILIKKALASGHACLADGVDPVRASFELIFAHPGVSSAIVGTINPLHLAANVATAAAVIRQRG from the coding sequence ATGAGTCTGCACGATCTGCATCGTCCGCTCGGCAGTACCGGTCTGCTGGTGTCGCCTCTGGGCCTGGGCACGGTCAAGCTGGGCCGCGACCAGGGGGTCAAATACCCCAGCGGCTTCACCATCCCCGACGACGCTCAGGCTGCGGCCTTGCTGCGCCAGGCGCGTGAGCTGGGTATCAACCTGATCGACACCGCCCCGGCCTATGGCGTCAGCGAGCAGCGCCTCGGCCCCTTGCTGCGTGGCCAGCGCGACCAGTGGGTGATCGTCAGCAAGACCGGCGAGGAGTTCGACCAGGGCCTGTCGCACTTCGATTTCTCGCCAGCGCACACCCGCCTGTCGGTAGAGCGCAGCCTCAAACGCCTGGAAACTGACCGTATCGACCTGCTGCTGGTGCACTCCGATGGCAATGATCTGGCCGTGCTGCGCGACAGCGGCGTCTACGAGGCGCTTGAGGCGCTCAAGCGCGAGGGCAAGATTCTCGCCTATGGCCTGTCCGGCAAGACCGTCGAAGGTGGCCTGCTGGCACTGCAGCAAGGGGATTGCGCCATGGTCACCTACAACCTCGCCGGGCAGGGCGAAAAGCCGGTTATCGACTACGCTGCCAGTCACGGCAAGGGCATCCTGATCAAGAAGGCCCTGGCCAGCGGGCATGCCTGCCTGGCCGATGGTGTCGATCCGGTGCGCGCCAGCTTCGAGCTGATTTTTGCGCATCCTGGTGTCAGCAGTGCCATCGTTGGCACCATCAATCCGCTGCACCTGGCTGCCAATGTGGCCACGGCAGCGGCGGTGATCCGCCAACGGGGCTGA
- the serB gene encoding phosphoserine phosphatase SerB — MREIVLINITGEDRPGLTAAITGVLAQGGVNILDIGQAVIHDTLSFGILIEIPDNGRSQSVLKDLLFTAYELDQQVRFTPVSEADYRHWVGGQGKARHIVTLLTRKVTAEQLQRVSAITARYGLNIDHIDRLSGRMPLDTPSERSKGCIEFSVRGEPGDPAALRAEFLSVAQELNVDIAFQRDSVFRRNRRLAVFDMDSTLIEAEVIDELAKAAGVGEQVAEITERAMRGELDFRASFKERLSLLQGLSEDVLAEIGASLRLTEGAETLFAELKRLGYKTAILSGGFTYFARQLQAKLGIDYVFANELQIVDGKVTGVAVEPIVDAQRKADLLRELAEKEGLQLEQTIAVGDGANDLPMLGLAGLGVAFRAKPLVKQSAKQAISTLGLDGILYLLGYRDREGQE, encoded by the coding sequence TTGCGCGAAATCGTCCTGATCAATATCACCGGCGAAGATCGCCCTGGGCTCACCGCAGCCATCACCGGCGTCCTGGCTCAGGGCGGGGTGAATATCCTCGACATCGGCCAGGCGGTGATCCATGACACCCTGTCGTTCGGCATCCTCATCGAGATTCCCGACAACGGCCGTTCCCAATCCGTGCTCAAGGATCTGCTGTTCACCGCCTACGAGCTGGATCAGCAGGTGCGCTTCACCCCGGTGTCAGAAGCTGACTATCGCCATTGGGTCGGCGGCCAGGGCAAGGCCCGGCATATCGTCACCTTGCTGACGCGCAAGGTCACCGCCGAGCAGTTGCAGCGCGTCAGCGCCATCACCGCTCGCTACGGCCTGAACATCGACCATATCGACCGCCTCTCCGGACGCATGCCGCTGGACACGCCGAGCGAACGTAGCAAGGGTTGCATCGAATTCTCGGTACGCGGCGAACCGGGCGATCCGGCGGCATTGCGCGCCGAGTTCCTTAGCGTGGCGCAGGAGCTGAATGTCGATATCGCCTTCCAGCGTGATTCGGTTTTCCGCCGCAATCGCCGCCTGGCGGTATTCGACATGGACTCGACGCTGATCGAGGCCGAGGTTATCGACGAACTGGCCAAGGCCGCTGGTGTCGGCGAGCAGGTCGCCGAGATCACCGAGCGTGCCATGCGCGGCGAGCTGGATTTCCGCGCCAGCTTCAAGGAGCGCCTGAGTCTGCTGCAGGGGCTGTCGGAAGACGTGCTGGCGGAGATCGGCGCCTCGCTGCGCCTGACCGAGGGCGCCGAGACCCTCTTCGCCGAACTCAAGCGCCTGGGCTACAAGACCGCGATTCTCTCTGGTGGCTTCACCTACTTCGCCCGGCAGTTGCAGGCCAAGCTGGGCATCGATTACGTGTTCGCCAACGAGCTGCAGATCGTCGATGGCAAGGTCACCGGCGTCGCTGTCGAGCCCATCGTCGATGCGCAACGCAAGGCCGATCTGCTGCGTGAGCTGGCGGAAAAGGAAGGGTTGCAACTGGAGCAGACCATTGCCGTCGGCGATGGCGCCAACGACCTGCCCATGCTCGGCCTGGCCGGCCTTGGCGTGGCCTTCCGCGCCAAGCCGCTGGTCAAACAATCGGCCAAACAGGCGATTTCCACCCTGGGCCTGGACGGCATCCTCTACCTGCTGGGCTACCGTGACCGTGAGGGTCAGGAGTGA
- a CDS encoding DMT family transporter, translated as MPGYLYLAIAIAAEVIATTSMKAIDGFNKPLPLLLVIGGYAIAFWMLILVVRTIPVGIAYAIWAGLGIVLVSIAALVLYQQKLDLPAMLGMGLIVSGVVVIQLFSHSTGH; from the coding sequence ATGCCCGGATACCTCTACCTCGCTATTGCCATCGCCGCCGAAGTCATCGCCACCACCTCGATGAAAGCCATCGACGGCTTCAACAAGCCCTTGCCATTGCTGCTGGTGATCGGTGGCTACGCCATCGCCTTCTGGATGCTGATTCTGGTAGTGCGCACCATCCCGGTGGGCATCGCCTACGCCATCTGGGCGGGGCTCGGCATCGTCCTGGTGAGCATCGCCGCGCTGGTGCTCTACCAGCAGAAGCTAGATCTACCGGCCATGCTCGGCATGGGCCTGATCGTCAGCGGTGTGGTGGTCATCCAACTATTCTCGCACTCCACGGGGCATTAA
- a CDS encoding NAD(P)/FAD-dependent oxidoreductase yields MSQALSTDVLIVGGGIAGLWLNARLRQQGFATLLVESASLGGGQSLKSQGIIHGGAKYALHGALTGSAEAIGDMPRRWREALAGDGELDLRGVRLLSDAHYLWSPGTLAGNLTSFFASKAMRTRVDAVKGEQLPPALRDPKFKGKVYRLNELVLDVPSLIARLAELAGDGLLAGERIEPLREAGELVGLVVDGREIRAQRVVLSAGAGNAELLAALGIEQPRQQLRPLHMVLAKGPALKPLYAHCLGGGPKPRVTVTTHPAADGQWVWYLGGDLAEADGVARDEAAQIKAAQKEVAALLPWVDQSQTRWATLRVDRAEPAQSGLVRPDSAFLADQGHLLVGWPTKLALSPDFADRVLQALARDGVQPGAHAPLPELPRPPVAQPVWETLLP; encoded by the coding sequence ATGTCCCAAGCTCTCAGCACCGATGTCCTGATCGTCGGCGGCGGTATCGCCGGCCTCTGGCTCAATGCGCGCCTGCGTCAGCAGGGGTTCGCCACTTTGCTGGTGGAGTCGGCGAGCCTCGGCGGCGGGCAGAGCCTGAAGTCGCAGGGCATCATCCATGGTGGCGCCAAGTACGCGCTGCACGGCGCGCTGACCGGCTCGGCCGAGGCCATCGGCGATATGCCACGGCGCTGGCGCGAGGCGCTGGCCGGTGACGGCGAGCTGGATCTGCGCGGCGTGCGCCTGCTCTCCGACGCGCATTACCTGTGGTCGCCGGGCACTCTGGCGGGCAATCTGACCAGCTTCTTCGCCAGCAAGGCCATGCGTACACGGGTCGATGCGGTCAAGGGTGAGCAACTGCCGCCAGCGCTGCGCGATCCGAAGTTCAAGGGCAAGGTCTATCGCCTCAACGAGCTGGTGCTGGACGTGCCCAGCCTGATCGCGCGCCTGGCCGAACTGGCCGGCGACGGCCTGCTGGCCGGTGAGCGTATCGAGCCGCTGCGCGAGGCGGGTGAGCTGGTCGGCCTGGTCGTCGACGGCCGCGAGATCCGTGCTCAGCGCGTGGTGCTCAGTGCCGGCGCCGGTAATGCCGAGCTGTTGGCGGCGTTGGGTATCGAACAGCCGCGCCAGCAATTGCGCCCGCTGCACATGGTGCTGGCCAAGGGGCCGGCCTTGAAACCGCTGTATGCCCATTGCCTGGGCGGCGGGCCGAAGCCACGGGTGACCGTGACCACCCATCCAGCGGCCGATGGCCAGTGGGTCTGGTATCTCGGCGGTGACCTGGCCGAGGCCGATGGCGTGGCGCGTGACGAGGCCGCGCAGATCAAGGCGGCGCAGAAGGAAGTCGCCGCGCTGCTGCCTTGGGTCGATCAGAGCCAGACCCGCTGGGCCACCCTGCGGGTGGATCGTGCCGAGCCGGCGCAATCGGGCCTGGTGCGCCCGGACAGCGCTTTCCTGGCCGATCAGGGCCATCTGCTGGTGGGCTGGCCGACCAAGCTGGCGCTGTCGCCGGACTTCGCCGACCGCGTGCTGCAAGCTTTGGCCCGCGATGGCGTGCAACCTGGCGCTCATGCGCCGTTGCCCGAACTGCCACGTCCGCCCGTTGCCCAGCCGGTATGGGAGACCCTGCTGCCATGA
- a CDS encoding PAAR domain-containing protein: MPGKPAARLSDSTTCPVPGHGVTPIQTGSPNVQFNNLPAARLGDTAGCGQAVSGAFSASVFINGQNAATLGSTLSHGGVIISGSGDVLIGDTVVTAAFSAPAPLAINRWISFQIPATERYTGWQCTAHFDDGTSLTSNFDSDNKVLFSNPSGSICTRLELPVPAETEQPSVTEQLLSMITGGHEQ, from the coding sequence ATGCCTGGTAAACCTGCCGCTCGCCTCAGCGACTCCACGACCTGCCCCGTCCCTGGACATGGCGTAACTCCGATACAAACCGGCTCCCCCAATGTACAGTTCAACAACTTGCCCGCAGCCCGCCTGGGCGATACGGCAGGCTGCGGCCAGGCCGTATCGGGGGCATTTTCAGCAAGCGTATTCATCAATGGCCAGAACGCCGCGACCTTAGGCAGCACTCTTAGCCACGGCGGCGTGATCATCAGTGGATCAGGCGATGTACTGATCGGCGATACGGTCGTGACGGCAGCCTTCAGCGCGCCAGCCCCTTTGGCCATCAATAGATGGATCAGCTTTCAGATTCCAGCCACCGAGCGCTATACGGGCTGGCAATGCACTGCTCATTTCGATGACGGAACGTCCCTGACCAGTAACTTCGACAGTGACAACAAGGTGCTGTTTTCCAACCCCTCGGGATCGATCTGCACAAGACTTGAACTCCCTGTTCCAGCAGAAACCGAGCAGCCCTCGGTAACCGAACAACTCCTGAGCATGATCACCGGAGGCCATGAGCAATGA